The Juglans microcarpa x Juglans regia isolate MS1-56 chromosome 2S, Jm3101_v1.0, whole genome shotgun sequence genome has a window encoding:
- the LOC121253531 gene encoding uncharacterized protein LOC121253531 encodes MADTSGSMTAANSRSFANLLSASPHPIPDVLLPSRALKSIDGEVYFLFSKEEIMKSAWGLSGIAVVSAMRKLRNAFVRLMSEEDFNKALSREVCDIDGVMYRPFHWTPNFSKEEELSVVPVWIFLPKGSKFLPPSILKSLIAPIGKYIRSDNSMKCATRIDGARPIVEKDGEEVAIFQSVDLHGIGSGDKAKDVELHVHLEVVSPVLDELGPVVSEVVGVLKAMDVVFAEVPIVSCSVVVDSKAMDVVLVEVPMVSTEVVPFIAHEEAAEKVLSGDGSDMANLLASLSDTEVVEGGRISNKDVVFDSEMLDLVKKKGEDIAMKVCSSKRDEQLDGIKNVFGFDCGFLNGAWDGNLMKCKISFVYAKCSSEQRRELWADLVMESNSSESWLVTGDFNIISSDGERRGGRPRPVVAMEEFNSWIHICGLLKLQFFGKSFSWCNGYAGRSRSWARLDRSLADQKFFVAFSDSVMRYLPLTSSDHALWLFLW; translated from the exons ATGGCGGACACTAGTGGCTCCATGACGGCTGCCAACTCTCGTTCTTTCGCAAATCTTCTATCTGCAAGCCCTCATCCAATCCCTGATGTGCTTTTGCCATCACGGGCCCTTAAAAGTATTGATGGTGAAGTGTATTTTCTGTTTTCGAAGGAGGAAATCATGAAGTCTGC atggGGATTATCTGGTATTGCAGTTGTTTCAGCCATGAGGAAGCTGCGTAATGCTTTTGTCCGATTAATGTCGGAGGAGGATTTCAATAAGGCTTTGTCTAGGGAAGTTTGCGACATTGATGGAGTGATGTATCGACCATTTCATTGGACCCCTAATTTTTCTAAAGAAGAGGAGTTGTCGGTGGTTCCAGTATGGATTTTCCTTCCCAAGGGCTCCAAATTTCTACCACCTTCAATCCTGAAAAGCCTCATAGCACCAATTGGGAAGTATATTCGGAGTGATAACTCTATGAAGTGTGCTACAAGAATAGACGGGGCAAGG CCAATAGTGGAAAAGGATGGTGAGGAAGTGGCTATTTTTCAGTCAGTGGATTTGCATGGAATCGGTTCTGGGGACAAGGCCAAGGATGTGGAGTTGCACGTCCATCTAGAAGTGGTATCCCCCGTTCTTGATGAGTTGGGTCCAGTGGTTTCTGAGGTGGTGGGAGTTCTGAAAGCAATGGATGTGGTTTTTGCAGAGGTCCCAATAGTTTCTTGTTCTGTGGTAGTGGATTCAAAAGCAATGGATGTGGTTCTTGTAGAGGTTCCAATGGTTTCTACAGAAGTGGTGCCCTTTATAGCGCATGAAGAG GCAGCGGAGAAAGTGTTGAGTGGGGATGGCAGTGATATGGCTAATCTATTGGCCAGTTTATCTGATACGGAGGTAGTGGAAGGAGGAAGGATATCAAATAAAGATGTAGTCTTTGACTCTGAAATGCTTGATTTAGTGAAGAAGAAAGGAGAGGACATAGCCATGAAAGTTTGTAGCAGTAAACGG GATGAACAATTGGATGGCATTAAGAATGTGTTCGGATTTGATTGTGGTTTTTTGAATGGTGCTTGGGACGGGAACTT GATGAAGTGTAAAATTTCATTTGTTTATGCTAAATGTTCTTCTGAGCAACGACGTGAGTTGTGGGCTGACCTTGTCATGGAGAGTAACTCAAGTGAGTCGTGGCTAGTAACAggggattttaacattatttctTCTGATGGGGAGAGACGTGGTGGTCGACCACGGCCTGTGGTGGCTATGGAGGAGTTTAATTCTTGGATCCACATTTGTGGATTACTGAAATTACAATTCTTCGGTAAGAGTTTCTCATGGTGCAATGGGTATGCCGGTCGTTCTCGCAGTTGGGCTCGGTTGGATCGTTCTTTGGCAGATCAGAAgttttttgttgctttttcaGACTCAGTTATGAGATATTTGCCTCTTACATCATCCGACCATGCCCTATGGTTATTTCTCTGGTGA
- the LOC121253532 gene encoding uncharacterized protein LOC121253532, whose amino-acid sequence MHHENVRLAQCAKVRWWGHGDKNSRYFHAILNKRKQERIGEMSLPNGSTLKSPLETHDGAVQYFMDFLGQSTCVVLLDLSDLVANVISEDDNSRLCSLPTEEEVKQAVFNIPIESSLGPDGFGSGFYRACWDAVRLEVVEAVREFFQGVPLPRIYTASFIVLIPKVAQPTGFDKFWPISLGFVFYKTCSNVLVARLAPVLSSLISSE is encoded by the coding sequence ATGCACCATGAGAATGTTCGGTTAGCTCAGTGCGCTAAGGTTAGATGGTGGGGACATGGTGATAAAAACTCTCGGTATTTTCATGCTATTCTGAACAAACGGAAGCAAGAAAGGATTGGGGAGATGAGTCTTCCGAATGGATCCACGTTAAAATCACCTTTGGAAACTCATGATGGTGCCGTGCAATATTTCATGGATTTCTTGGGGCAATCTACATGTGTGGTGTTACTGGACTTGAGCGATTTAGTGGCTAATGTGATCTCAGAGGATGATAATTCGAGACTTTGTTCGTTGCCCACAGAAGAAGAGGTGAAACAAGCAGTCTTCAATATTCCCATAGAGAGTAGTCTGGGGCCTGATGGTTTTGGGTCAGGATTTTATCGTGCTTGCTGGGATGCTGTACGTTTGGAGGTGGTGGAGGCGGTAAGGGAATTTTTTCAGGGGGTTCCTCTTCCTAGAATCTATACAGCTTCTTTTATAGTGCTTATTCCGAAAGTGGCTCAGCCGACGGGTTTTGACAAGTTCTGGCCTATCAGCTTAGGTTTCGTGTTTTACAAAACCTGTTCTAATGTCTTGGTGGCGAGGCTTGCGCCTGTATTGTCCTCTTTGATCTCCTCCGAGTAG
- the LOC121253533 gene encoding uncharacterized protein LOC121253533 encodes MDLDLALCVDEPPIPTESSSLVDKNTYKRWEQSNRLNLMFIKSHVNKSIRGSIPRCNKVKDYIKAIEEQFVSSDKALASTLTNKLSVMKHVKPRRVRKHIMEMRDIAAKLRSLEIEISDSFLVHFILNSLPTEYGQFKISYNTHKEKD; translated from the coding sequence atggacttggacttggcaCTTTGTGTGGATGAACCACCTATACCCACTGAATCAAGTTCATTGGTAGATAAAAATACCTATAAAAGGTGGGAGCAGTCTAACCGATTAAATCTAATGTTTATCAAGTCACATGTGAATAAGAGCATTAGAGGTTCAATCCCACGGTGCAATAAAGTCAAGGACTACATAAAGGCTATTGAAGAGCAATTTGTTAGTTCTGATAAGGCATTGGCTAGCACCCTAACCAACAAATTATCAGTTATGAAGCATGTCAAACCCAGAAGAGTGCGTAAGCACATAATGGAAATGAGAGATATTGCGGCCAAACTAAGGTCTTTAGAGATTGAGATATCAGATTCATTCCTTGTCCATTTCATACTCAACTCTCTTCCTACAGAATATGGACAATTTAAGATTTCCTACAACACACATAAGGAAAAAGAttga